The following proteins come from a genomic window of Mustela lutreola isolate mMusLut2 chromosome 6, mMusLut2.pri, whole genome shotgun sequence:
- the DCBLD1 gene encoding discoidin, CUB and LCCL domain-containing protein 1 isoform X3 produces MTSKNYPGTYPNHTVCEKTIRVPKGKKLILRLGDVDIESQTCASDYLLFTTNSDQYGPYCGSLPVPKELLLNTNEVTVRFESGSHISGRGFLLTYASSDHPDLITCLERANHYLNTEYSKFCPAGCRDIAGDISGNLVDGYRDTSLLCKAAIHAGIIADELGGQISVLQRKGLSRYEGILANGVLSKDGSLSDKRFLFTSNGCSRSLSLEPETQIRASWQWVSEMGEEVHWSPGHAQVQGQDLSWASRDSGKNRKQREWLETDLGEKKKITGIMTTGSTQSNFNFYVKSFVMKFKNNNSKWRTYKGIASNKEKVFQGNSNFRDPVRNNFIPPIVARYVRVVPQTWHQRIALKVELFGCQITQGNDSLVLHKASPNTVSATEREDEMITKSVPSPEVPTGINITAVTILPVLLALLLGIGIFAAFRKKKKKGNPYGSAKAQKTDCWKQIKYPFARHQSTEFTISYDNEKEMTQKLDLITSDMADYQPPLLIGTGTVTRKGSTFRPMDTEADEAMPGTGAGGHYHCPLSAGRHEYALPLTHPEPEYATPIVERPAARGLTFAALGGYHVPGPGPVLTPSPSAGGGAPYQTPPHPAPSAERRGYDQPTTGGPTAERAHPDYQEPRAKPTASAAYAAPRDCLQPQSPTAMTALL; encoded by the exons GACCATATTGTGGAAGTTTGCCTGTCCCCAAAGAACTCCTATTGAACACGAACGAAGTCACTGTTCGCTTTGAGAGTGGATCCCACATTTCGGGGCGGGGATTTTTGCTGACCTATGCCAGCAGTGACCATCCAG ATTTGATAACGTGTTTGGAACGCGCTAACCATTACTTGAACACAGAATACAG cAAATTCTGCCCAGCTGGTTGTCGAGACATTGCAGGAGACATTTCTGGGAATCTGGTGGATGGATACAGAGAT ACCTCATTATTGTGCAAAGCAGCCATCCATGCAGGAATCATTGCAGATGAGTTGGGCGGTCAGATCAGCGTGCTTCAGCGCAAAGGGCTAAGTCGATATGAAGGAATCCTGGCCAACGGTGTGCTCTCAAAAGA TGGTTCCCTGTCCGACAAGCGATTTCTCTTCACCTCCAATG gttgcaGCAGATCATTGAGTTTGGAACCTGAAACACAGATCAGAGCTTCTTGGCAGTGGGTCAGTGAGATGGGAGAAGAGGTTCACTGGTCTCCTGGCCATGCCCAAGTTCAGGGCCAAGACCTGTCATGGGCTTCGAGGGACAGTGGCAAGAACCGCAAACAGCGCGAGTGGCTGGAGACTGatttgggagagaaaaagaaaataacag GAATTATGACCACAGGATCCACACAGTCAAATTTCAACTTTTACGTTAAGAGTTTCGTGATGAAGTTCAAAAACAACAACTCCAAGTGGAGGACCTATAAAGGAATTGCGAGTAATAAAGAAAAG GTGTTTCAAGGCAACTCTAATTTTCGGGATCCAGTGAGGAATAATTTTATCCCTCCCATCGTGGCTAGATACGTGCGGGTTGTCCCCCAGACGTGGCACCAGAGGATAGCCTTGAAAGTGGAACTCTTTGGCTGCCAGATCACACAAG GTAATGATTCATTGGTGTTGCACAAAGCAAGTCCAAACACTGTCAGTGCCACTGAAAGAGAAGATGAGATGATCACAAAATCCGTCCCCTCTCCAGAAGTACCCACAG GAATAAACATCACAGCTGTTACAATTCTGCCGGTGCTCCTTGCCCTGCTGCTTGGAATAGGAATCTTTGCAGCCTTTAGAAA gaagaagaagaaaggaaatccaTATGGATCAGCTAAGGCCCAGAAAACAG ACTGTTGGAAGCAGATCAAATATCCCTTTGCCAGACATCAGTCCACCGAGTTCACCATCAGCTATGATAATGAAAAGGAAATGACGCAAAAGTTAGATCTCATCACAAGTGATATGGCAG ATTACCAGCCGCCGCTCCTGATCGGCACGGGGACCGTGACCAGGAAGGGCTCCACCTTCCGCCCGATGGACACCGAGGCAGACGAGGCCATGCCGGGCACCGGGGCCGGCGGCCACTACCACTGCCCCCTGTCGGCCGGCCGCCACGAGTACGCCCTGCCCTTGACCCACCCCGAGCCGGAGTACGCCACGCCCATCGTGGAGCGGCCCGCCGCGCGGGGGCTTACCTTCGCGGCGCTGGGCGGCTACCACGTGCCGGGCCCGGGACCGGTGCTCACGCCCTCGCCCTCAGCCGGCGGCGGCGCGCCCTACCAGACGCCGCCCCACCCCGCGCCCTCCGCCGAGCGCCGGGGCTACGATCAGCCCACCACCGGCGGCCCGACGGCGGAGCGCGCCCACCCGGACTACCAGGAGCCGCGGGCGAAGCCGACCGCCAGCGCCGCCTATGCGGCCCCCAGAGACTGCCTCCAACCCCAGAGCCCCACGGCCATGACCGCTCTCCTGTGA
- the DCBLD1 gene encoding discoidin, CUB and LCCL domain-containing protein 1 isoform X4, with product MWILNPRPVLLTTFSSPPILINMCALFLGPYCGSLPVPKELLLNTNEVTVRFESGSHISGRGFLLTYASSDHPDLITCLERANHYLNTEYSKFCPAGCRDIAGDISGNLVDGYRDTSLLCKAAIHAGIIADELGGQISVLQRKGLSRYEGILANGVLSKDGSLSDKRFLFTSNGCSRSLSLEPETQIRASWQWVSEMGEEVHWSPGHAQVQGQDLSWASRDSGKNRKQREWLETDLGEKKKITGIMTTGSTQSNFNFYVKSFVMKFKNNNSKWRTYKGIASNKEKVFQGNSNFRDPVRNNFIPPIVARYVRVVPQTWHQRIALKVELFGCQITQGNDSLVLHKASPNTVSATEREDEMITKSVPSPEVPTGINITAVTILPVLLALLLGIGIFAAFRKKKKKGNPYGSAKAQKTDCWKQIKYPFARHQSTEFTISYDNEKEMTQKLDLITSDMADYQPPLLIGTGTVTRKGSTFRPMDTEADEAMPGTGAGGHYHCPLSAGRHEYALPLTHPEPEYATPIVERPAARGLTFAALGGYHVPGPGPVLTPSPSAGGGAPYQTPPHPAPSAERRGYDQPTTGGPTAERAHPDYQEPRAKPTASAAYAAPRDCLQPQSPTAMTALL from the exons TGTGCTTTGTTTTTAGGACCATATTGTGGAAGTTTGCCTGTCCCCAAAGAACTCCTATTGAACACGAACGAAGTCACTGTTCGCTTTGAGAGTGGATCCCACATTTCGGGGCGGGGATTTTTGCTGACCTATGCCAGCAGTGACCATCCAG ATTTGATAACGTGTTTGGAACGCGCTAACCATTACTTGAACACAGAATACAG cAAATTCTGCCCAGCTGGTTGTCGAGACATTGCAGGAGACATTTCTGGGAATCTGGTGGATGGATACAGAGAT ACCTCATTATTGTGCAAAGCAGCCATCCATGCAGGAATCATTGCAGATGAGTTGGGCGGTCAGATCAGCGTGCTTCAGCGCAAAGGGCTAAGTCGATATGAAGGAATCCTGGCCAACGGTGTGCTCTCAAAAGA TGGTTCCCTGTCCGACAAGCGATTTCTCTTCACCTCCAATG gttgcaGCAGATCATTGAGTTTGGAACCTGAAACACAGATCAGAGCTTCTTGGCAGTGGGTCAGTGAGATGGGAGAAGAGGTTCACTGGTCTCCTGGCCATGCCCAAGTTCAGGGCCAAGACCTGTCATGGGCTTCGAGGGACAGTGGCAAGAACCGCAAACAGCGCGAGTGGCTGGAGACTGatttgggagagaaaaagaaaataacag GAATTATGACCACAGGATCCACACAGTCAAATTTCAACTTTTACGTTAAGAGTTTCGTGATGAAGTTCAAAAACAACAACTCCAAGTGGAGGACCTATAAAGGAATTGCGAGTAATAAAGAAAAG GTGTTTCAAGGCAACTCTAATTTTCGGGATCCAGTGAGGAATAATTTTATCCCTCCCATCGTGGCTAGATACGTGCGGGTTGTCCCCCAGACGTGGCACCAGAGGATAGCCTTGAAAGTGGAACTCTTTGGCTGCCAGATCACACAAG GTAATGATTCATTGGTGTTGCACAAAGCAAGTCCAAACACTGTCAGTGCCACTGAAAGAGAAGATGAGATGATCACAAAATCCGTCCCCTCTCCAGAAGTACCCACAG GAATAAACATCACAGCTGTTACAATTCTGCCGGTGCTCCTTGCCCTGCTGCTTGGAATAGGAATCTTTGCAGCCTTTAGAAA gaagaagaagaaaggaaatccaTATGGATCAGCTAAGGCCCAGAAAACAG ACTGTTGGAAGCAGATCAAATATCCCTTTGCCAGACATCAGTCCACCGAGTTCACCATCAGCTATGATAATGAAAAGGAAATGACGCAAAAGTTAGATCTCATCACAAGTGATATGGCAG ATTACCAGCCGCCGCTCCTGATCGGCACGGGGACCGTGACCAGGAAGGGCTCCACCTTCCGCCCGATGGACACCGAGGCAGACGAGGCCATGCCGGGCACCGGGGCCGGCGGCCACTACCACTGCCCCCTGTCGGCCGGCCGCCACGAGTACGCCCTGCCCTTGACCCACCCCGAGCCGGAGTACGCCACGCCCATCGTGGAGCGGCCCGCCGCGCGGGGGCTTACCTTCGCGGCGCTGGGCGGCTACCACGTGCCGGGCCCGGGACCGGTGCTCACGCCCTCGCCCTCAGCCGGCGGCGGCGCGCCCTACCAGACGCCGCCCCACCCCGCGCCCTCCGCCGAGCGCCGGGGCTACGATCAGCCCACCACCGGCGGCCCGACGGCGGAGCGCGCCCACCCGGACTACCAGGAGCCGCGGGCGAAGCCGACCGCCAGCGCCGCCTATGCGGCCCCCAGAGACTGCCTCCAACCCCAGAGCCCCACGGCCATGACCGCTCTCCTGTGA